One Glycine soja cultivar W05 chromosome 2, ASM419377v2, whole genome shotgun sequence genomic region harbors:
- the LOC114373191 gene encoding uncharacterized protein LOC114373191, with protein MGQLAKQLADRPSSIFGANTEKNPKEECKVVMTKSKTVSMNEGEKRIGDEKQQLVTEPAIDPVMEPLSETEEEVEAEDDQRKEIPIIMSEKEITLQQMPLYAKFLKDMLTRKNKYIHSDTIVVEGNCNAVIQRILPPKHKDPGSVPIPCPIGEVFVGRALIDLGASINLMLLSMCRRLGELEIMPTRMTLQLTDRSITRPYGVIEDVLVRVKHLIFHADFVVMDIEEDVDIPLILGHPFMSTASCVVDMGKKNLEMGIEDQQISFDLFNEERKLMDQNVCLQVKDFDEKVLKERTKIDPG; from the exons atgggacaattggcaaaACAATTGGCAGACCGACCGTCAAGCATCTTtggagccaacacagagaagaatccTAAGGAGGAGTGCAAAGTTGTTATGACTAAAAGCAAAACGGTGAGCATGAATGAAGGAGAGAAGAGGATAGGTGATGAAAAACAACAACTGGTGACTGAGCCAGCAATTGACCCAGTGATGGAACCTTTGAGTGAGACTGAGGAAGAAGTGGAAGCAGAAGATGATCAGCGGAAGGAGATACCTATAATTAtgagtgaaaaagaaataa ctctACAACAGATGCCGCTCTATGCTAAATTTCTGAAAGACATGCTAACTAGGAAGAACAAGTACATCCATAGTGACACCATAGTTGTGGAGGGAAACTGCAATGCCGTAATTCAACGTATCCTTCCACCAAAACATAAAGATCCAGGCAGCGTCCCTATACCTTGTCCTATAGGTGAAGTTTTTGTTGGCAGAGCTCTTatagatttgggagccagtaTTAATTTGATGCTGCTTTCCATGTGCCGGAGACTtggagagttggagataatgCCTACTAGGATGACTTTACAGTTAACAGATCGCTCCATCACCAGACCTTATGGAGTGATTGAGGATGTTCTGGTTCGGGTCAAGCATCTTATCTTTCATGCTGACTTTGTTGTAATGGACATTGAGGAAGATGTAGATATTCCCTTGATTTTGGGACATCCATTTATGTCTACTGCAAGTTGTGTAGTGGACATGGGGAAGAAAAACTTAGAAATGGGTATTGAAGACCAACAAATCAGCTTTGATCTAtttaatgaagaaagaaaattgatgGACCAGAATGTTTGTTTACAGGTGAAGGATTTTGATGAGAAGGTTCTGAAGGAAAGAACCAAGATTGATCCAGGATAA